aatattattatcattattaataacatCCCGACAATCGAATAATTCAACGTTGCATTATTTAATAATCTTAAACACGGAAACGAAACATAtgagcagaagaaaaaagaagagaaaaaagaacggacaaaaaaaaaatgatatttatcttaatttattcaacgtacattacatatttcaatatttgtttATTATATCCAacaaatgagaagagaaaaaaaaatggaaaagaaaaaacctttTAAATCGTACGGTTGTTATACCaatcattgaaaatataatagttATTATGTTTAAAGAtttaaatgaacgaaaaatctgATGATTTTTCCCCACCTcatgtcccccccccccccccccccccaccctaaTTATCCTGATTTCCTCATCCGTTTAATTCGCACACCGTTTTTtcagaagagaagaaaaagaaattaaagaaaaaagcaaaagaaaatattatcgaggatttatttttctctctctcacttcTATAATgcaatgagagaaaaattgaagattccGCGATTCGTCATCACCACGTAGCCTACAGGTTTTTTAAAAacgattttgtaaattttaacactatattgtaaaattttttaaaatattccAATTTATATAATCGAACGATCGCTACAATTGTTCCACAGGCTCGTCACGTAACGTGTGACACGTAAATTATCGACGTTATATCAGATAGATCACGATcgaatctttttcattttctcccccCGCACAATTTCAATCATATTTATTCCAATGCTCTGACAGCTTTCATTGGAGTAACTatatggaagaagaaaattggagaatcaaaattttcggaaaaaaaggaacaaacaaTTCAACGATTTCAAGTGAGATAAGAACATTGAGGCTGATACGAAGTTTCACGCTGTCCGGTATTCTCTGATTAAACaacaataatggtaataataataaatatcggaACAATCTACTGCGAAAATACGAAAGAAAacgtcagaaaaaaaacgcgaaaaagaaCCGAAAATAAAACCACAAAAATCTGTACAGATACTATACCTATGATAACGtgtaatgtataataaaatgaggaggcaattttattcgttacttcagttttgtcggtttttttttcccattcataatttcaaacgttaaggtataaaaaaaaaaatgaggagaaggaagaagaaaaactagataaataaatgaacataaaattattcaattatattatattacatataggtatattgtagTATAGCATATCTTTGTAagttatataaaaaattttaactcTTGAATTAAAGGATATTACAATAATGATATCAAGTTCTTTGTATGATTACTTgactattataattattcatgcaacaacaacaataatagtagtaataataatgatgataatgataattcgctaattacgataaaattttgtatcatatttgtaaatataaaaattattattaaaataatgataataatatattattattcatcatactatatacgaatataatatatatagtatatatatatataggtatgcacaTACGATGTAATtatgttattaattattatataaagtgaagaattaaaaattttgaaagtttctCGCAACACGATCTATTTAATTAAATctcattatcgttgttgtcattattattagtattattattattattgttattattcttaACTATGGCGGACTTAttatgatatatatgtatatagtactaatattaatttaaagaaagaggagaacagaaaaaacaagaaaatgaaatgcaCGCATCAGCACCATATATTATTCATTGTAATCATTTCGAAGATATATACGTAGTTACGTATGTACCCTGTTGTTACATAGAGGGATTAGATACTTGCATTAAAAATAGAAGCATGTATATTATAGATTACATACAAGATatctgtgtatataatattatatcaataTACCCACCAAATGTACGCGTAGAGAGAGTCGCATTCCACATGCAACAACCGTATGGGTTTTTTTactgaaaaaaggaaaaagcaaaaaaaaaaacacaaaaaattatatacctacatagagtaacgtaaaatatgaaacagaaagaacaaaactatgctgaaagaataaaaaaaattgatgataattatcacaactaacgaataaacgaatcaCTTTTGTCATGCACATTCTAGTACACAAGTAGCACCTGATCGATATATTATCTATGCGTATTATAGTGGAGGAAAAAGTCAAAAGATGGAGAGGAATTGTCATCGGGGAATTAGTAAATCATTAAATTAAACGGTAAGTGAATATtgagcgataattttttctacgtaTGCTTGATAAATTCGTTTCAGGGATGAATTTGAAGCTTGCCAGCCGAATCGTCAAACTTCTGCTCGCATGCAATGACGTATACCGGAacgtatgaattttcaatattaattTCATCCAGTAAAatcgtttcgtattttttgtgtaattttttaaatttatttatttttttttttaaatttcattttaaattttatttatttttgcattttgtGTTTGACAACGATCAAAAATTATCATGATTACAATTACgtgtgatatacctatatatttataatcaatTACTAACGTATAGTTAatgataagaagaaaaaaaagaagggaaaaaagaaattaaagaaccattcaattattattataacatatTACGCAAACTAGGCAATTTCATAGCTCGAAAATCAACAAGATATTAATATTCCAGTATGCTAACTAaccaattatttaattaacttTATAATCACTGAGCTTTCGTCCCtcagttgttgttgttcacGTTGTCGTTGGTTATCGTCGACGAATTTccgaattcaatgaaatattcgattcaaTCATCACCCTTCGCATCACACTATAAATTATCTTAATTATACTGGTCACAACCTGATTCCCTAAATTagtttttctccaaaaatcaTCACCTACGTTCAAACGAATTTCTCCATATCATTAGTTATCCGCACACTGCAcagttttttattccaatttattcgattacttggttcgttttttactcttcttttaCGTCTCATATTTCTATTGCGTAACAAAAACAGCCGAGGAACTCGTCCTACCTACGCACATAtcctatattatacgtatacgataatttacacaattatcaaaaatccattttcaataatgacaataataaacgttttggttttctcttcttcatttttttttttttttttttacttttttttccttctttctttttcttcctctctacGATAATTATGTTGAAcacatttttgttgttttatttattctttaattattatttttttttttctcctatataGCTCGCTGTTATATCATTTTCAGATATTCTCAATTTCTcacattataattatacatattattactcgtgatgataaaaaataataatcatgataatataatatacgtttgcAGGATGTACGGAGCTCGAAGGATTAGGAATATCTCAAGGCGATTTCGTATTAAAATACGAGGCGATTAACTAAAAACAAATACATGTGATAATGTTATTATAATGTTAACagcgtataattaattaataacatTTATGCATTACAAACACActgataaagagaaaaaagggaaaaaaaaaaaaattcgtttctaATTTACCACAGTTAGAAAATTTGTAACATTAAtagtgattataataataataatattgaaaattatcaatcaacTATAGGCgacaatttaattttattatgttTGTAACATATACTAGattggaaagaagaaaagaaaaaaaataatagttgAAACGATACCCGAAGAAAAAAGCACATTTTTATATACTACATAATGTAACATATACATTTTTGCAATTACTATgtgatgtatatgtatatttttagcCCCAagtaaatgtatatgtatatatttactaaTATGTTCAACTAGTAATTGttatattattgtaataatgaaaacgttCGTTTTACTTGtttattcgtttgatttttttctactatcTTCTCGAATGATTTCTCTTCACTTTTGATTCTTACAGAATTTAATCATCGTATTCAATtcacgttatacatatgtatatactgcGGTCATGTAagcgattttttcaatcgtccgtccgtccgtccgtcggtcgaaagaaaaccaaataaaataaaaattcactaaCTACAAAATGCACGAacgaatggataaataaacgaagaactCAAAATTGAAGTAACATCGAAGTCTACGGTGATAATTAGGCGACGTAACGATGTCGAATCTCGTTAAACTGGTTCCAAGCGAAATAATTCCTCCGCAATTTGAAAATACCGACAAACGAATGGCATAGTAAATCGTATCGTATTTCGAGTGggggaaatttttatcatcgctcCTCATTATATCGCCATAATTTAGTCCGAATTTGTACGTCGTGAGGTGTAGACGTCGTGTCTGTGTAAAAACGTACGaatcatacctatatacatacgacgCGCAAAAGttcaataataacgataataataatcatcatcgaGATCGGATTACCCGGAAGTTACTATTTTTAAGCAATAACGATACGAACCTCGCGCATTCGACGAGATTCAGACGAAAACCACAGTaagtaaaagtataaaaaaaaattccttcggtAATTTCGTAaacgaaaaatgttcaaattttttttctctgtttcgttcaattttgtaaCATGTTACTGCAATCGATTGTGTAGAATGTGAGAATTGTGACTGGATGTATTTAACAATGATAACGACATTTGATAAAAGGtatgtaacaataattaattctacGATCAATCAATCATATAGTATACGTCGAagcacgaaataaaaaaagaacaagaaaaaaatctgtctGTATAACAATATCTCAGCCACGCAAAAGTTCGTTaaatttctgtcttttttttttttttttttgaaatctgtATCTCACCTTACTTCTGACAATTTCTATTATttgattataaattatcaattcaagctttttttgggttttttttttctttagcttccattcaatgattttctacaataattatattatcgtgCTCGATCGGAGAAGCTTcttgtacctatatacctcgTTTGTTGCAAAATGGCTGTTGAtatgtgatttttatttttctaactttatttttattcattttaacTTCTTTtccatagatatatacaaactagatatatatatatactgatATTCGAAAACATTCGTGACATATATATCctcgtttaaattaattttttttttttttcatttttttttgttgctttttgtataaaacaataaatacCTAATTAAATCATACCGGGAAGATTATATTACGTGTTgttatataataatgaataattgttGTTTATTCTtttagaagaagaaatatatcTACCGCATATACTATGGTGTGTATCTCTTTCGCTGTCAAAAATTGGactgattattttcttcctgttttttcgattttttaatttaccgaaattttccatctttctttcactgccgtttcttttttcatttcttatcatttttctagttttctcaGCTTTCATATTTCGCATAGGTGAGGTGGGGTATTTTTAAACACAACGAACAAGAgttgtaacgaaaaaaaaaataataatttcaatcgaatcaATTCGgctgataaaattaatcgatcaagtaattaACGAATCATTTGTCATATAATTTATCAGAATTCATTCTACGTTATAACAATCTGGAAACTTTCGCAAAAAaacttccgttttttctttttttttttttctttctccctttggCTCTTCGTTgtcgaattttggaaaattacgagtttcgaaaaattgaaaaatgaacaaaaaaaactaacaataaactAAAACGGAACGACGATCATTTTACTAGAGCTcacgtaataattaattgtgttgagaattaaaaatgagcgtttatattttttgagaaattgagagagaagaaaaaaacaagacaaaaaaaaaagagatgaaccctttttttcaaagttcgtaaattaaaattctttgttcggtgatgaagagaagaagaagttgaagaagaaaaagaagaaaagcaggaaaaatttgatgaaaaaaaataaaataacgttaaCGATGATccaattaacaaaaaaaaatcgaaaaaaaaaaaagtcgtgcaACGCAGAGTGACGGGGGGGTAATATCGATGACAATTTCTTTAACGATGTGCAATCAAATCGTAACCTATCGTATGTATAGACGAAGAGAAATTTCAGCtacgtttcgtttatttgttatttaataaatatttttttttcttcttctacttagAAAACTCTTagaataggtatatatctggGCATGATTAACAAACACCCGGACAGACGTATACTTATCTGCCCAATTAGCGTGGCGAAGCGAGTGTTCTGTAACTGTCCAACGTGCAGATATATATAGAAGAAATTAAATCTTTTCAtcgcgatgaataaaaaataatggcgAAGCTCAAGACTTTTTTTCGGCGTGTAATCATTCTTGGCGTAACATCGAGACAATGGgatcaaagaaaagaaagaaaaaaatacctatCGTAGTAAGAATATCACGTAAGCAAAGATAGAGAGAAACAGAGatcgataaattatacgttatacatatgacTAACGAGcatgataattaataatcggATTTTATCtacgatattaattattatttcgtgcCTAAAATTCTATCAAATATCTACCTCTACACTCGTgtaatgtgttttttttgaataagtAACCTTGTCGCTTTGctttacggtttttttttacttatccAAATTTAATGTACCAAAAGTCGAAAGCGCAgtctctttttctatcttttcctcttttcgtcgattatttatttatttattttttatttttttttgtttttttttttctttactcccCGTTTTCCTTAACTTCGAATACGATATTTCTATATCGAGATAACAATTCTGTACAGAATACATCGACAGAACAGAGTACACCGATCATCGATACCTTACAATTTTCTAAAATCGTGGAAGGAGAATCAtcttttttatccaattttttttttccttttcttttcttttcttttctgaagCCAAAATCTAGCTAAACGCGGATTAAAAATCTCTATTtgcgatttttaatttttcatatcatcgGAAAACTTGttctaagattttttttcttttttttctgtttttttcttttttttttttttctatcaacgaCACGAGGATCAAAATTTTAGCGTGGAATATTTTGTGTTATCTTGAAagcaatggaaaaaagaaaaaaaaaacaacaactttTCTAACGAAAATATCCCACACCGTAATCTAAGATTAGTTCCCTTTAGAAtattagcgaaaaaaaaaaagaaaaaaaaataacagtagcaattaaataaattaaaaaacaaaaaaaaaaaaaaaaaaaagaaacgacggaAATTTTTACTACCTAACGCAACGTCATACAATCCTAATTAAACATcattcatacattttttttatttctcgcttCTTTGAGAAAATCGGtggtaaaattatttgaggAAAGAAAtgttagttattttttttattatcgccGGTagagtttttctcttgactgGTGGACGGTGTATTATCGGAATCGACTTTGTACCTTTTCAGTACCTTTTTGCCCTCCGGGTTAGTTTCCGGCCAATTTTTGTCGGCGATTTTTATGTCGAAAACGCTGGCCTTTCGTTGCATCAGAGTGGACATCTGTTTGACGGGTAACTCGGTGGGTTTGGCGGCTTCCTTCTCGCCGATGGATTCGAACCAATTTTTGTTACAAAGCTTCGACTCCACGACGCTGAACTTCCTCTGAGGCAGAAGTACCGCGTCCGTTTTTCGATTTCGGTAAGAACTCGCCTCGGGACGATCGGAGGCCGCCTCGGAGGCGGACTGAAGTCTCTCGACCGCGTTCAAAACTCCCTTTCTCGTTATCACGAAGGACGAGTCCTTGAAATCTTTACCACGAGGATCCTGAGTCACCGGTTCGCCGATCTTGTCGGAAGTCTCCGTCACCTGTTCCGACCTCGTCGGATTCTTCGACGAGTAATCGTCGCTCTTACTGCCGGTGGGCGAGTCCTTCTCCTCGGCGATCCTCGGCAACTGATTCGCGTTCTGCATACCCACGTTGGCGATGTTTATCGATATGCCGTGCGTGAGTTTCGGGTATTCCCCCGCCGATTTTTGATCGCCGGGCCCCTTCTTCTCGCTCTTGAAGTCCAGAGCCTCCTTGAGATGATTAGCGGTCTCGTTCACCGTCTCCGTGACCACCGTCTGCGCTATGGTAACCCGCGGAATGACCTTGAGAACCGTATTGGCCAACGGCGATATGGACGTCTTGCTCTCGGCCGAACGAGGATGAAGACGATCGGGACTCAGCGCTCTCCTGAGCAACGGCGAACCCGGTTCCGCGCTCTTCGGACGACCGAAACCCTTCTTCTGACCGCTGGGCGTCGACAGCGACACACCGGGACTGTACGACTGCGTGGTGTTCGAACTGCCGGGCTGATGTCCCGTGGGAAAAGCCAGGGGACTCGGACTCCTAGTGGGACTCGCCGGGATCGGCGAAGGACTCGGCGTCCTCGCGAGCGGCGACAGCGGGATGTGACCCACCGATTTCCTCCTGTTCGGCGAGTGGATGTTCTTCGCGGCGGTGTGCAGCTTGTGCTTCAGCCCGTGGAGGGTGCTCGGTCTCTGGTAATGCGACTGGTTGGCGACGCCCGTCATGCCGGCGACGGCCACGCCCGATGTCCCCGACGACGAGGAACTCGCGCTCGAGCAAGGACTCGAGGTGCTGGCCGAGTGGTAGGAATCCGAGGTAGACCTGTTGGTCGGCGGCGACGGCGAGCAGACGGTCTTAGCGCAGGCGCCGAAGAACGGCGACGACTCCTGGGGCGGCGGAAGCGACCGGGTGAACGACTGGAAGGAACGGCTCGGCGTCACCATGGAAGGTGAGCAGATCCCGGCGGCCATCTGCGGGGAtcgtttcagaaaaaaataatatcgtgaGTATCCGgggggaattttattttttttccaagtttccaAGAGGAGGAAGGAGGCGGTGAAGGAGGCGGTGGAGAGGGACCGGTGTACAACAACGCACTAGTGTAACGATTAACCGAATTAGATTGTCAAAATCATACCATAAGCGGAGGTTTGCTGTCGCTGGAAAGGATTGGTGCCGACAAAGGACAACTGATACTTAACGGCTGTAACGAAACAACGAGGTATAAAAGAATAATTGCGAATCGTTGACGATAacggtgataattttttttaacaatgcTACGGACAAGGTCGTCCTTTCGGACGCCGATATCGAATACCTGTTGCATCTCAACGCTAGCACGTTTGGAGCTGATCTTTCGGAACAACGAAGTCTTTCGCTTCTTGTCCGAATGGTCCCGCTTCTGCTTCCTCTGTCTGTGAAGCGATTTTCTCGCCATTTTGCTCTGCGCCAACTCGCGCTTTCTACCCCCGGTTTTGATGCTCGTATTTTCCAGCGGCGTGCTGCGCAACGTTACGTGATCACCGCCGCTCAGCATCAGCTGGAGTACCTGCGTGTGGTAGAGACCCTGAACGGCTTCGCCGTTGATGTGGGTTATCAGGTCGCCCGGTCTCAGACCCGCCTCGAACGCCGGACTCGACTGATCCACCGCCTGCggaaaggaggaagaaaaaaagaaaacgcggTAAAATATCACGAGGAAAATTTGGAAGCGTTTAGGGGAAGCCAATTCGCTCACCATGACCAGATGATGCATGGTGTAGAAATCGCTGTCGCCGTAATAGACTCGGATGGTGTGAACCGTGAATCCGAAACCGCATGGTCCCCGCCTTATTATTATCGGGGGTTTGAGGCTGGTGACCAACGGGCTGAGTTCCCGGCATGGTGACGTGTCGCGCGACGAGGCCGTCGACGAACCTCCGGGTGACTCGATCGGTTGGGTCAGCGGCAAATCGTCTGAAACGGGAGAGCGCGAAGATAtccgattttatttcgttcgattccattttcgaagagagagagagagaaagaaaaatttatcgaggagGAAGCTTACTGGCCGGTATGACCAGAGACAGTCCGCTGGTCGACGCCGACTTTATGACGGATCTGGACCTGTGCTTCGTCGAGGGCAGCAGCGGCATCACGAATGACTCGAATGAGTCGGTGCTCGAGTTGTGTTTGTCCTCGGCGGCGTCCCTGTTTGCCGCGGCCAGGTCCAgtctggaaaaatttcaaggaacCGGAACTGAGCCCGTTGACTGCGGACGGCTTTCAACCTCTCGTCGAATAGCAACGTAACGACATTTGAAATTTCGGCAAATTTTAGCAAATTTGGCCCACGGATTTTGCGGGACTCGAGGTGAAAAATCTCGACAGAGAGACGCGCggacggggggcgggggggacaTTCGACGGCGTCGTTGCGCCTCGGTAAtaaaccgataaaaaaaaaaaaaaaactatttcaacGTAAAACACGATGCCAATTCGGCTGCATAACTCACATGTGTTCGTCGTCAATGGATATACTGAACCTGGGCAGCTTGTCGCGCGTGTGCGAATGACGTTTCCTCTGTATCTGGGGACTGACGTCGTCGGACTCCGTTTGCGAGGAGTCCGGAGTACTCAGAACCACCGACGCCCCGTCTCCGCTGCCGTTCTTCGCCGGGCCCGGCTGCGCCGCCCCCTGGGGCCCCGGGGCCGCCGCGGCGGAGCCGCTCGACGCCTTGTCGCACTTCTCGTTCGAGTCGGAGAACGAGCCGTTCTTGGATGTTAGCGAGGAGCTCTTCTCGGTCGCCAAGTTTTTGGGGGCCGACGACTtcggggggacggggggaggTGCCCCGACGAAACCGGGGGACAGTTGGGCGTCCGAGGCGTCCGACTCCCCGCGGAACAGCTGTTTCCTCGAAAAGTCCAACTCGGGCTCCGAGGTGTTGAACAGGGGCAGACGGGTCTGCGATATCTTACGCGACTGCGGCGAGTACGAGGAGAACGAGCCGAACAGCGGGGAGTCGTCGGTGTCGTCGGTGTCGTCGCCCAGGTCGTGGTTGTAACGGTCCATCCGAGCTGAAGAAGCGtttgtcgaattttcattttttatttttttattttttgtttttttttattcaactctcACGCGCCGGAACGCCTCCGGGGAGGGCTTCATACTCTCCATACTCACAGTCGAAGTAGCTGGTGTCCTCGTCGTTGG
The sequence above is a segment of the Athalia rosae chromosome 5, iyAthRosa1.1, whole genome shotgun sequence genome. Coding sequences within it:
- the LOC105683998 gene encoding microtubule-associated serine/threonine-protein kinase 3 isoform X1, whose translation is MDQAKNRPSRARFRSASNSARILVFDQAETAESQNVKSGMEGPGNRTLTKMEGKDSHALPAAGEISNLVRLRNSAIGKSAPSLSVHMRDFNIPRRAAKAAHRKSFIATTSPTLPRCQSPICGSPLESPRMSSSPHFPFAPIKRISASNTAVADGRRWSVASLPSSGYGTTPGSSNVSSQCSSQERLHQLPNIPTKDELRMLSCHFSKPGTPCGSHPGFPGSSIPGCISLSLDDEGRRSPLHRPRSRSLSSPSRSPVLDSEIVMMNTLYKERFPKATQQMEERLTNFINENRDVDEYEMVTHMNQDYLPILRFVHHQVIEMARDCLQKSQEKLITSRYFYEMSENLEILLMETKEKSLEAAARLTGLIKKLLLVISRPARLLECLEFDPEEFYHLLEQAEGQAKINIGIKADIPQYIINKLSLNRDPISELQEDLNKLEDSASSSENNLLLASSSPGKDDETRSQRIPCESDYEVLKLISNGAYGAVYLVKEKVTRQRYAMKKINKNNLILRNQMDQVFAERDIMSFTDNPFVVSMYCSFETKKHLCLVMEYVEGGDCANLLKNIGPLPPDMARFYFAETVLAVEYLHSYGIVHRDLKPDNLLITALGHIKLTDFGLSKMGLMSLATNLYEGYVDRDTRQFSDKQVFGTPEYIAPEVILRQGYGKPVDWWSMGIILYEFLIGCVPFFGDTPEELFAHTVNDDIEWPDNDDWPVQSEAKDIITVLLQQSPRDRLGTAGSHEVKEHPYFYGVDWNSLLRHKAEFVPQLTNDEDTSYFDSRMDRYNHDLGDDTDDTDDSPLFGSFSSYSPQSRKISQTRLPLFNTSEPELDFSRKQLFRGESDASDAQLSPGFVGAPPPVPPKSSAPKNLATEKSSSLTSKNGSFSDSNEKCDKASSGSAAAAPGPQGAAQPGPAKNGSGDGASVVLSTPDSSQTESDDVSPQIQRKRHSHTRDKLPRFSISIDDEHILDLAAANRDAAEDKHNSSTDSFESFVMPLLPSTKHRSRSVIKSASTSGLSLVIPANDLPLTQPIESPGGSSTASSRDTSPCRELSPLVTSLKPPIIIRRGPCGFGFTVHTIRVYYGDSDFYTMHHLVMAVDQSSPAFEAGLRPGDLITHINGEAVQGLYHTQVLQLMLSGGDHVTLRSTPLENTSIKTGGRKRELAQSKMARKSLHRQRKQKRDHSDKKRKTSLFRKISSKRASVEMQQVFDIGVRKDDLVRSIVKKNYHRYRQRFAIILLYLVVSLQPLSISCPLSAPILSSDSKPPLMMAAGICSPSMVTPSRSFQSFTRSLPPPQESSPFFGACAKTVCSPSPPTNRSTSDSYHSASTSSPCSSASSSSSGTSGVAVAGMTGVANQSHYQRPSTLHGLKHKLHTAAKNIHSPNRRKSVGHIPLSPLARTPSPSPIPASPTRSPSPLAFPTGHQPGSSNTTQSYSPGVSLSTPSGQKKGFGRPKSAEPGSPLLRRALSPDRLHPRSAESKTSISPLANTVLKVIPRVTIAQTVVTETVNETANHLKEALDFKSEKKGPGDQKSAGEYPKLTHGISINIANVGMQNANQLPRIAEEKDSPTGSKSDDYSSKNPTRSEQVTETSDKIGEPVTQDPRGKDFKDSSFVITRKGVLNAVERLQSASEAASDRPEASSYRNRKTDAVLLPQRKFSVVESKLCNKNWFESIGEKEAAKPTELPVKQMSTLMQRKASVFDIKIADKNWPETNPEGKKVLKRYKVDSDNTPSTSQEKNSTGDNKKNN
- the LOC105683998 gene encoding microtubule-associated serine/threonine-protein kinase 3 isoform X2, with product MDQAKNRPSRARFRSASNSARILVFDQAETAESQNVKSGMEGPGNRTLTKMEGKDSHALPAAGEISNLVRLRNSAIGKSAPSLSVHMRDFNIPRRAAKAAHRKSFIATTSPTLPRCQSPICGSPLESPRMSSSPHFPFAPIKRISASNTAVADGRRWSVASLPSSGYGTTPGSSNVSSQCSSQERLHQLPNIPTKDELRMLSCHFSKPGTPCGSHPGFPGSSIPGCISLSLDDEGRRSPLHRPRSRSLSSPSRSPVLDSEIVMMNTLYKERFPKATQQMEERLTNFINENRDVDEYEMVTHMNQDYLPILRFVHHQVIEMARDCLQKSQEKLITSRYFYEMSENLEILLMETKEKSLEAAARLTGLIKKLLLVISRPARLLECLEFDPEEFYHLLEQAEGQAKINIGIKADIPQYIINKLSLNRDPISELQEDLNKLEDSASSSENNLLLASSSPGKDDETRSQRIPCESDYEVLKLISNGAYGAVYLVKEKVTRQRYAMKKINKNNLILRNQMDQVFAERDIMSFTDNPFVVSMYCSFETKKHLCLVMEYVEGGDCANLLKNIGPLPPDMARFYFAETVLAVEYLHSYGIVHRDLKPDNLLITALGHIKLTDFGLSKMGLMSLATNLYEGYVDRDTRQFSDKQVFGTPEYIAPEVILRQGYGKPVDWWSMGIILYEFLIGCVPFFGDTPEELFAHTVNDDIEWPDNDDWPVQSEAKDIITVLLQQSPRDRLGTAGSHEVKEHPYFYGVDWNSLLRHKAEFVPQLTNDEDTSYFDSRMDRYNHDLGDDTDDTDDSPLFGSFSSYSPQSRKISQTRLPLFNTSEPELDFSRKQLFRGESDASDAQLSPGFVGAPPPVPPKSSAPKNLATEKSSSLTSKNGSFSDSNEKCDKASSGSAAAAPGPQGAAQPGPAKNGSGDGASVVLSTPDSSQTESDDVSPQIQRKRHSHTRDKLPRLDLAAANRDAAEDKHNSSTDSFESFVMPLLPSTKHRSRSVIKSASTSGLSLVIPANDLPLTQPIESPGGSSTASSRDTSPCRELSPLVTSLKPPIIIRRGPCGFGFTVHTIRVYYGDSDFYTMHHLVMAVDQSSPAFEAGLRPGDLITHINGEAVQGLYHTQVLQLMLSGGDHVTLRSTPLENTSIKTGGRKRELAQSKMARKSLHRQRKQKRDHSDKKRKTSLFRKISSKRASVEMQQVFDIGVRKDDLVRSIVKKNYHRYRQRFAIILLYLVVSLQPLSISCPLSAPILSSDSKPPLMMAAGICSPSMVTPSRSFQSFTRSLPPPQESSPFFGACAKTVCSPSPPTNRSTSDSYHSASTSSPCSSASSSSSGTSGVAVAGMTGVANQSHYQRPSTLHGLKHKLHTAAKNIHSPNRRKSVGHIPLSPLARTPSPSPIPASPTRSPSPLAFPTGHQPGSSNTTQSYSPGVSLSTPSGQKKGFGRPKSAEPGSPLLRRALSPDRLHPRSAESKTSISPLANTVLKVIPRVTIAQTVVTETVNETANHLKEALDFKSEKKGPGDQKSAGEYPKLTHGISINIANVGMQNANQLPRIAEEKDSPTGSKSDDYSSKNPTRSEQVTETSDKIGEPVTQDPRGKDFKDSSFVITRKGVLNAVERLQSASEAASDRPEASSYRNRKTDAVLLPQRKFSVVESKLCNKNWFESIGEKEAAKPTELPVKQMSTLMQRKASVFDIKIADKNWPETNPEGKKVLKRYKVDSDNTPSTSQEKNSTGDNKKNN